In a genomic window of Nostoc sp. UHCC 0870:
- a CDS encoding TspO/MBR family protein → MIKSWMVIGGVAFVVALAANWITPSDRQWFNRLQRPKWLTFEAAIPIIWTVIFICGAWSAYIVWERQPDTNPTWLLMGLYLLLEIVTIAYTPVMFRLRSLHVGTLLGGTGFTICIILAITVLTVSGWAALLLVPYLLWSPIGTYTTWQMIQINPQDA, encoded by the coding sequence ATGATTAAATCTTGGATGGTGATTGGAGGTGTCGCTTTTGTAGTGGCCTTAGCAGCAAATTGGATTACACCAAGCGATCGTCAGTGGTTTAACCGCTTACAAAGACCTAAATGGCTCACCTTTGAAGCCGCAATTCCTATTATTTGGACTGTCATCTTTATCTGCGGTGCATGGTCAGCTTATATTGTTTGGGAACGCCAACCAGATACAAACCCAACTTGGTTACTCATGGGTTTATACCTACTATTAGAAATAGTCACAATCGCCTATACACCAGTTATGTTCAGGCTTCGCAGTCTTCATGTGGGTACACTTCTCGGTGGCACAGGTTTTACTATCTGTATTATTTTAGCCATTACAGTCTTAACTGTTTCTGGTTGGGCAGCATTATTATTAGTTCCCTATTTACTTTGGAGTCCCATTGGTACATATACCACTTGGCAAATGATTCAGATTAACCCTCAAGATGCTTAG
- a CDS encoding helix-turn-helix transcriptional regulator produces the protein MKQKPKPRIALLREKAGLTQLELSRLVGVTESTIQNWESGRTGTEHIERIIRFCKALNCQVEDLIDYATESTDESVAKTASLNDLHQLLGNHEPIPVNTSDTEVTQQAQVKST, from the coding sequence GTGAAACAAAAGCCAAAACCAAGGATCGCTTTGCTTCGAGAAAAAGCAGGGCTAACCCAGCTTGAACTGTCTCGCCTTGTCGGCGTGACTGAAAGCACGATTCAAAACTGGGAAAGCGGCCGAACTGGGACAGAGCATATTGAAAGAATTATTAGGTTTTGTAAAGCTTTGAATTGTCAAGTGGAAGACCTAATAGATTATGCAACCGAGTCAACAGATGAGTCTGTAGCCAAAACAGCTTCATTAAATGACTTACATCAACTGTTAGGAAATCATGAGCCTATTCCAGTTAATACTTCTGATACCGAGGTTACTCAACAAGCACAAGTTAAAAGCACCTGA
- a CDS encoding M15 family metallopeptidase: MQTYQVRPYHQIPILECGERLVEIPLEMFAVESPHPYQKLGASYGNYSPYYLRQSVVENLIQAQNYLQLLRPNWRIQIFDAYRPVAVQQFMVDYSFATALQERGLTEAELTPQQSQEIWEAVYEIWAVPSMDEKTPPPHSTGAAVDITLVDEAGQIIDMGSPIDEMSERSHPDYYAHRDHPNAHYYHTHRQLLYDVMLKAGFQRNPKEWWHFCYGDQMWAWLNNQATASYGRLY, encoded by the coding sequence ATGCAAACTTATCAAGTGAGGCCGTATCATCAGATCCCAATTCTGGAGTGTGGTGAACGGTTGGTAGAGATTCCGTTAGAAATGTTTGCCGTGGAATCTCCTCATCCTTATCAAAAGCTAGGTGCTAGTTACGGGAATTATTCTCCTTATTATCTCCGCCAGAGTGTAGTTGAGAATTTAATTCAAGCTCAGAATTATCTGCAATTGCTGCGTCCTAATTGGCGCATTCAGATATTTGATGCTTATCGCCCGGTGGCTGTGCAGCAGTTTATGGTAGATTACAGCTTTGCTACAGCATTACAGGAACGGGGGCTAACTGAAGCTGAGTTAACACCCCAGCAAAGCCAAGAGATTTGGGAAGCAGTGTATGAAATTTGGGCTGTACCCAGTATGGATGAAAAAACCCCTCCTCCTCATAGTACAGGTGCAGCCGTAGACATTACCCTGGTAGATGAAGCTGGACAGATTATCGATATGGGTTCGCCGATAGATGAAATGTCAGAGCGATCGCATCCCGATTACTATGCTCATAGGGATCATCCAAATGCACACTACTATCACACCCATCGTCAGTTATTGTACGATGTCATGTTAAAAGCTGGTTTTCAACGCAACCCCAAAGAATGGTGGCATTTTTGTTACGGTGATCAAATGTGGGCTTGGCTAAATAATCAAGCCACAGCCAGTTATGGGCGTTTGTACTGA
- a CDS encoding polysaccharide deacetylase family protein yields MELAPLLPIAYRILQPTFPNCLWRGNLHTKTIALTFDDGPHPQYTPQVLAVLDHYNVKASFFWLGACVNHSPTIAKAVSDRGHWIGLHGYNHRSFTRLSPQDLKESLEKTQTAIYNACDILPVKVRDVRPPNGLFTPKTLTLFRQWQYRPVMWSVVPEDWVRPGVNKVVQRVMKQVQNGSLIVLHDGACGGQDVAATIQILIPHLLQNGYNFVTVDALWQQGNTKK; encoded by the coding sequence ATGGAACTTGCGCCCCTATTACCAATAGCTTACCGGATTCTCCAACCGACTTTTCCCAACTGTCTGTGGCGTGGAAATCTTCACACTAAAACAATCGCCCTCACGTTTGATGATGGGCCTCATCCCCAATACACTCCCCAAGTGCTAGCAGTATTAGACCACTACAACGTCAAAGCTAGCTTTTTTTGGCTGGGTGCTTGTGTCAACCATTCACCAACCATTGCCAAAGCAGTGAGCGATCGCGGACACTGGATAGGGCTACATGGTTACAATCATCGCTCTTTTACTAGGCTTTCACCTCAAGACCTGAAAGAAAGTTTAGAAAAAACTCAAACCGCTATTTATAATGCTTGCGATATCCTACCTGTAAAAGTCCGTGATGTTAGACCGCCCAATGGTTTATTTACACCTAAGACTCTCACTTTATTTCGACAATGGCAATATCGGCCGGTGATGTGGAGTGTTGTCCCAGAAGATTGGGTTAGGCCAGGAGTAAATAAAGTAGTACAGCGAGTCATGAAGCAAGTACAAAACGGCTCATTGATTGTTTTACATGATGGTGCTTGTGGTGGACAAGATGTGGCAGCAACTATCCAAATTTTAATCCCTCATCTGCTACAAAACGGTTATAACTTTGTAACTGTTGATGCCCTATGGCAACAAGGGAACACCAAAAAATAA
- a CDS encoding LptF/LptG family permease — translation MDRYLASELLPTFLFGVGAFSSIGVTIDAVFELVRRIVESGLSIDIAVQVFLLKLPNFIVLAFPMSTLLATLMAYSRLSSESELIAMRGCGVSVYRMVLTAVVLSFVVTGMTFVFNEQIAPAANYQATLTLNAAIKSDKPTIKQQNIFYPEYREVVDPDGTKNRMLTRLFYADQFDGRRMKGLTIIDRSTEGLNQIVVAESAEWNGSQSVWDFYNGTIYLVAPDRSYRNILRFEKQQLKLPRTPLSLAEKSRDYGEMNIAEALEQLTVERLAGDRQKIRKLEVRIQQKIALPFVCVVFGLVGAAMGTIPQRTGRGTSFGISVIVIFSYYLLGFITGALGQAGVVSPFVGAWLPNFIFLGVGTFLLIRVAQK, via the coding sequence ATGGATCGCTACCTCGCTAGCGAACTACTGCCAACATTTTTATTTGGGGTTGGGGCTTTTTCTTCCATTGGTGTCACCATTGATGCAGTATTTGAGTTAGTACGCAGAATCGTAGAATCTGGACTATCCATTGATATTGCCGTTCAGGTTTTTTTATTAAAGCTGCCTAATTTCATCGTTTTAGCTTTCCCCATGTCTACACTGTTGGCGACTTTGATGGCTTATAGTCGTCTTTCGAGTGAGAGCGAACTCATTGCTATGCGAGGTTGTGGAGTCAGCGTCTATCGGATGGTGCTAACGGCGGTAGTGCTGAGTTTTGTCGTGACTGGTATGACTTTTGTATTTAACGAACAAATTGCACCAGCTGCAAATTACCAAGCCACTCTCACCTTAAACGCTGCTATTAAGTCAGATAAACCAACTATTAAGCAACAGAATATTTTTTATCCAGAATACCGGGAAGTTGTAGATCCAGATGGCACGAAAAACAGGATGCTGACGCGGCTGTTTTATGCTGACCAGTTTGATGGTAGGCGGATGAAAGGTTTAACTATTATAGACCGTTCTACGGAAGGGTTAAATCAAATTGTGGTAGCAGAATCCGCCGAGTGGAATGGCTCGCAAAGTGTTTGGGATTTTTATAACGGGACAATTTATTTAGTAGCTCCCGATCGCTCTTATCGCAATATCTTAAGATTTGAAAAGCAACAATTAAAGCTTCCCCGCACTCCCTTAAGTTTGGCAGAAAAAAGCCGCGACTATGGCGAGATGAATATTGCAGAGGCTTTAGAACAGCTAACTGTGGAAAGATTGGCAGGCGATCGCCAAAAAATTCGTAAACTAGAAGTCAGGATTCAGCAAAAAATTGCCTTGCCCTTTGTCTGCGTAGTTTTTGGCTTAGTCGGTGCAGCAATGGGAACTATACCACAACGCACCGGACGAGGTACAAGTTTTGGGATTAGTGTGATTGTAATTTTTTCTTATTATCTACTGGGCTTTATTACCGGGGCTTTAGGACAAGCCGGTGTAGTTTCTCCCTTCGTTGGTGCTTGGTTGCCTAACTTTATTTTTTTGGGAGTAGGTACATTTTTATTAATACGTGTTGCCCAAAAGTAA
- a CDS encoding DUF3611 family protein, producing the protein MQAETETRSPAHSSLHGIAKTINFTGWVTFWVQLTLVVVSGLVLLFASTGRDFAAQPNAGLGIGIFWAICGVVALLFSVYWNFRYTRIGKRLDNPNPTLHPSKAETTRIIQVGIIVGLVGILLSLLGAGATLGVLIAKSISQPPGVAITDPNKIIRALDVFVMVANINGIAAHFIGTVASMWLLEKLHQH; encoded by the coding sequence ATGCAAGCTGAAACAGAAACGCGATCGCCAGCACATAGTTCGCTGCATGGAATTGCCAAGACTATTAATTTCACAGGCTGGGTTACTTTTTGGGTGCAACTGACACTAGTTGTAGTTTCTGGATTAGTGCTGCTATTTGCTTCCACTGGTCGTGACTTTGCTGCTCAACCAAATGCTGGACTCGGTATCGGTATATTCTGGGCTATATGCGGAGTTGTGGCGTTATTGTTTAGCGTGTATTGGAATTTTCGTTACACTCGCATCGGTAAGCGGTTGGATAACCCTAACCCAACTCTACATCCTAGTAAAGCAGAGACAACTAGAATTATTCAAGTAGGGATAATTGTAGGTTTAGTAGGGATTCTATTAAGTCTTTTAGGTGCGGGTGCAACCTTGGGAGTGTTGATCGCAAAATCTATTTCCCAACCCCCAGGAGTGGCTATCACTGATCCTAATAAAATTATCCGCGCCTTGGATGTGTTTGTGATGGTAGCAAATATTAATGGTATTGCTGCTCACTTTATCGGAACTGTAGCTTCGATGTGGTTATTAGAAAAATTGCATCAACATTAA
- a CDS encoding proton extrusion protein PcxA — translation MNNSIFNQKIYPFLLSTYRWYLQTPERSLEEAYKAALKIKSIEDRYFNGNTIDFNSSTYSSSVMDYFESDLKKELKLVRMRLTEFRFSRWCVNESNQKAANKAGIEYLSPTVILEKLNFIDNITSKYTDFHQETVSPSLGNQSTIIPNDAVSHNNLSLTNPPGIIKSKNNDLVERIYAPTSPPEDPRKKRPKADSMGILPRSILSTIGRLQIELDPNSEQDVVQNFRQAQRRTIISIRFILLLIIIPLLVHQLSKALVVGPLVDRFRTSQAEQVFLNEEMEEAALLTLQKFEERIKFENLISNAPPLALEEIETRMKQKASEVAEEFRRESANAIKNVFADIFSVAAVIWLLIVSKPSIMVLKDFFDNVVYGLSDSAKAFIIILFTDIFVGFHSPHGWEVILEGVTRHWGLPANRDFIFLFIATFPVILDTIFKYWIFRYLNRISPSAVATYRNMNE, via the coding sequence ATGAACAATTCTATTTTTAATCAAAAAATTTATCCTTTTTTACTATCTACTTATCGATGGTATTTACAGACACCGGAACGCTCTTTAGAAGAAGCTTACAAAGCAGCATTAAAAATTAAATCTATAGAAGATAGATATTTTAATGGTAATACAATAGATTTCAACTCATCCACCTACAGCAGTAGTGTAATGGATTATTTTGAGTCTGACCTTAAGAAAGAACTAAAGTTAGTCAGAATGCGTCTGACAGAATTTCGATTTAGCCGTTGGTGTGTCAATGAATCTAATCAAAAAGCTGCTAATAAGGCAGGTATAGAGTATCTTAGCCCTACGGTAATTTTAGAAAAATTAAATTTTATTGATAATATTACTTCAAAATACACGGATTTTCATCAAGAAACAGTTTCTCCATCCCTAGGTAATCAATCTACAATTATTCCCAATGATGCAGTTTCTCATAATAACCTATCTCTAACTAATCCTCCAGGAATCATCAAATCTAAAAATAATGATTTAGTAGAACGTATCTATGCACCGACATCACCACCAGAAGATCCTAGAAAAAAACGCCCAAAAGCTGATTCAATGGGAATTTTACCCCGTTCTATTCTCAGCACTATTGGAAGATTACAGATTGAATTAGACCCCAATTCTGAACAAGATGTTGTGCAGAATTTCCGACAAGCACAACGCAGAACAATTATTTCTATCAGATTTATTTTACTACTTATTATTATACCTCTTCTAGTTCATCAGTTATCAAAAGCTTTAGTTGTAGGGCCACTTGTTGATCGGTTTAGAACATCCCAAGCAGAACAAGTGTTTCTTAATGAAGAAATGGAAGAAGCAGCACTATTAACACTACAAAAATTTGAAGAGCGAATCAAGTTTGAGAACTTAATTAGCAATGCACCTCCTCTGGCTCTAGAAGAAATAGAAACTCGGATGAAACAAAAGGCTAGTGAAGTAGCAGAGGAGTTTCGTCGTGAAAGTGCTAATGCTATTAAAAATGTTTTTGCAGATATTTTTTCTGTTGCTGCGGTCATTTGGTTGCTCATCGTGAGCAAACCTTCTATTATGGTGCTAAAAGATTTTTTTGATAATGTTGTCTATGGTTTAAGTGACAGTGCTAAGGCCTTTATTATTATCTTGTTTACTGATATTTTCGTAGGCTTTCACTCTCCGCATGGTTGGGAAGTCATCTTAGAAGGTGTGACTCGTCACTGGGGATTACCCGCAAATCGGGACTTCATTTTCTTATTTATTGCTACTTTCCCAGTAATTTTAGATACCATCTTTAAATACTGGATATTCCGTTACCTCAACCGTATATCACCATCCGCAGTTGCTACATACCGTAATATGAATGAATAG
- the murD gene encoding UDP-N-acetylmuramoyl-L-alanine--D-glutamate ligase, whose translation MSNAHIIGFGKSGIAAARLLKREGWEVMLSDRNTSEILLKQQQALAEEQITVKLGHSLELDGADLPDLIVVSPGVPWDIPALVKARELGIETIGEMELAWRNLRSLPWVGITGTNGKTTTTALIAAIFQTAGFDAPACGNIGYAACEVALAEKAPDWVIGEMSSYQIESSVSLAPQISIWTTFTPDHLARHQTIENYYNIKAKLLRQSQLQVFNGDDAYLQKVGVTDWPDAYWTSVKGKDFLIGEKGFYIEDGWVVEQLQADSTPQRIIEASALRMVGAHNQQNLLMSVAAARLAGIAPEAIDKAVRDFPGVPHRLEHICTWEGIDFINDSKATNYDAAEVGLASVSSPVVLIAGGEAKPGDDTGWLASIQTKAAAVLLIGAAATAFAQRLQELGYSNYEIVETMENAVPRGAELAKQHQASVVLLSPACASFDQYPNFEVRGDRFRQLCLEFVKEGV comes from the coding sequence ATGTCCAACGCCCATATCATTGGATTCGGAAAATCCGGTATTGCTGCGGCGAGATTGTTGAAACGGGAAGGTTGGGAGGTGATGCTTAGTGACCGTAACACCTCCGAAATCCTTCTCAAACAACAACAAGCACTTGCCGAGGAACAAATCACCGTTAAATTGGGGCATTCACTAGAATTAGATGGTGCTGATTTACCCGATTTAATTGTTGTTAGTCCCGGTGTGCCTTGGGACATACCAGCGTTAGTAAAAGCGCGAGAATTGGGCATAGAAACAATTGGCGAAATGGAATTAGCTTGGCGAAATTTGCGATCGCTCCCTTGGGTCGGAATCACCGGCACTAACGGCAAAACCACCACCACCGCCTTAATCGCTGCAATTTTTCAAACTGCTGGATTTGATGCCCCAGCTTGTGGTAATATTGGCTATGCTGCCTGTGAAGTAGCTTTAGCTGAAAAAGCACCAGACTGGGTAATCGGAGAAATGAGCAGCTATCAGATAGAATCTTCTGTGTCTTTAGCTCCTCAGATTAGCATCTGGACGACTTTTACCCCAGATCACCTAGCTCGTCATCAAACTATAGAAAATTACTACAACATCAAAGCCAAGCTGTTACGTCAGTCTCAATTGCAAGTATTCAACGGCGATGATGCTTATCTGCAAAAAGTGGGCGTAACTGACTGGCCGGATGCCTACTGGACAAGTGTTAAAGGTAAAGACTTTCTGATTGGGGAAAAAGGCTTTTACATTGAAGATGGTTGGGTTGTAGAGCAGTTACAAGCCGATTCTACGCCCCAAAGAATCATTGAAGCCTCAGCCTTGCGGATGGTGGGAGCGCATAACCAGCAAAATTTACTCATGTCCGTAGCCGCAGCACGATTGGCGGGGATTGCACCAGAGGCGATAGATAAAGCAGTGCGAGACTTCCCCGGAGTTCCCCACCGTTTAGAGCATATCTGCACTTGGGAAGGCATTGATTTTATTAACGACAGCAAAGCCACTAACTACGATGCGGCGGAAGTCGGACTAGCATCTGTGAGTAGTCCAGTGGTGTTAATTGCTGGTGGTGAAGCTAAACCAGGGGATGATACTGGCTGGTTAGCAAGTATTCAAACTAAAGCGGCGGCTGTCTTGCTAATAGGTGCAGCTGCAACAGCATTTGCCCAACGTCTGCAAGAATTAGGTTATAGCAATTATGAAATTGTGGAAACAATGGAGAATGCAGTGCCTAGAGGTGCAGAGTTAGCCAAACAACATCAAGCATCTGTAGTATTACTATCTCCAGCTTGTGCTAGCTTCGACCAATACCCTAATTTTGAAGTACGGGGCGATCGCTTTCGGCAGTTGTGTTTAGAATTCGTCAAAGAGGGAGTATAA
- a CDS encoding glycosyltransferase family 4 protein, translating into MQILIYSYNYYPEPIGIAPLITELAEGLVEQGHQVRVITGMPNYPQREIYEGYRGKWYITEQKNGVKIQRSYLRIKSKPNLIDRLLLELSFIFSSLPQAFNGQRPDVILLTIPPLLVSLPAILLGRLYKCPVVLNVQDILPEAAIRVGLMTNKLMIRVCEAIEKFSYRHATKISVISDGFLENLVNKGVNPQKMVCIPNWVNINFIRPLPKNNPWRTTHQLDGKFVVMYSGNIALTQGLETVIAAAAYLRHIPDISFVIVGESTALTRLQKHCLACGADNVLLLPLQKREQLPEMLATADVGLIVQKSNVISFNMPSKIPLLLAAGRPVVGSVPATGTAAKVIVESGGGLIVEPESPEALAAAVLELYNDSELAATLGYKGRQFALEKFSFEQAIENYEDLFCDVVGQRRPSLDKAEKLSQPKSVVDISK; encoded by the coding sequence ATGCAAATTCTGATTTATTCTTACAACTATTACCCAGAGCCGATCGGTATCGCACCTTTGATTACCGAACTGGCAGAAGGTTTAGTAGAACAGGGTCATCAAGTGCGGGTAATTACGGGAATGCCTAATTATCCCCAACGAGAAATCTACGAAGGATATAGGGGTAAGTGGTATATTACAGAACAAAAAAATGGTGTAAAGATTCAGCGTAGTTATCTGCGAATTAAATCAAAGCCCAACCTGATAGATCGGTTGCTTTTAGAATTAAGTTTTATATTTAGCAGTTTGCCGCAAGCCTTCAATGGTCAGCGTCCTGATGTCATTCTCCTGACAATACCGCCACTACTAGTTTCACTACCAGCCATCTTACTAGGTCGTCTGTATAAATGTCCTGTAGTCCTGAACGTACAAGACATTTTACCAGAAGCAGCGATTCGTGTGGGACTGATGACAAATAAGCTGATGATTCGGGTCTGTGAAGCAATAGAGAAATTTTCCTACCGTCATGCTACTAAAATTAGCGTAATTTCCGATGGCTTCTTAGAAAATTTAGTGAATAAGGGAGTCAATCCACAAAAGATGGTTTGTATTCCCAATTGGGTCAATATTAATTTCATTCGTCCCTTACCTAAGAATAACCCTTGGAGAACTACTCACCAACTAGATGGCAAATTTGTGGTGATGTACTCTGGTAACATCGCCCTGACGCAAGGTTTAGAAACTGTCATCGCCGCCGCCGCTTATTTGCGCCATATTCCAGATATTAGTTTTGTGATTGTGGGTGAATCTACAGCCTTAACCAGATTGCAAAAACATTGTCTAGCTTGTGGTGCAGATAACGTTTTACTCCTACCATTGCAAAAGAGAGAACAATTACCCGAAATGTTAGCAACGGCTGATGTGGGATTGATTGTACAGAAAAGTAATGTGATTTCCTTCAATATGCCTTCTAAGATCCCTCTATTGCTAGCAGCTGGCCGTCCGGTAGTGGGTTCAGTACCAGCCACTGGGACAGCAGCTAAAGTAATTGTAGAGAGTGGTGGAGGTTTAATTGTAGAACCAGAGTCACCGGAAGCATTAGCCGCAGCAGTATTAGAGTTGTACAATGATTCTGAGCTAGCGGCTACGTTAGGATATAAAGGTAGACAATTTGCTCTAGAGAAATTCTCCTTTGAGCAGGCAATTGAGAATTATGAAGATTTATTTTGTGATGTCGTAGGTCAAAGACGACCAAGTTTAGATAAAGCAGAAAAATTGAGTCAGCCGAAATCAGTTGTAGATATTTCCAAATAA
- the glyS gene encoding glycine--tRNA ligase subunit beta gives MSAFLLEVGTEELPASFLSGAIAQWRSRIPQSLAAHSLAYESVEVYGTPRRLAVLITGLPSQQPDREEEIKGPPAQAAFKDGQPTQAALGFAKKQGVAIEALEVRPTEKGDFVFVQKSIPGRPVADILTELVPQWIYTLEGKRLMRWGDGDVRFSRPIRWLVSLLDESVLPIALENGAIKIQSDRISHGHRVLHSETVTIHNASDYVKTLRYAYVIVDPHERTALIQEQVQAAVEKLNGSTEMYPDLLAEVTNLVEWPSPVVGKFETEFLALPTEVITTVMVSHQRYFPVFKAGSATTLQSYFVTVGNGDPNKAEIIAVGNERVIRARLADGQFFYKSDLSKALENYLPQLETVTFQEDLGSLRAKVDRIVKIAGRISSQLQLTTSASQQTERAALLCKADLVTQMVYEFPELQGIMGQKYAIASGESTEVATAIFEHYLPRGADDILPQTLTGQVVGLADRLDTLVSILELGMMGLAAKPTGSSDPFALRRAANAVINITWAANLPINLKNLLDQISKDFAEKHYISQDQAEINAVFRDDFFLQRIRTLLQEEKQIDYDLVNAVLGENDPEYTERALEDLLDVRDRALYLQQIRRDGTLDKIYETVNRSTRLAAQGDLDTKQLDPTSVVSPELFQKSSESAFYEALVKLVPQTQAAQQSRNYQLLVAGLENIAPTVGNFFDGADSVLVIDPDPEIKRNRLNLLGLLRNHARVLADFGAIVKN, from the coding sequence ATGTCGGCATTTTTATTAGAAGTTGGTACAGAAGAACTACCTGCAAGCTTTCTGAGTGGTGCGATCGCACAATGGCGATCGCGTATTCCCCAAAGTTTAGCAGCCCATAGCCTCGCCTATGAATCTGTAGAAGTGTACGGTACTCCCCGGCGGTTGGCGGTACTGATTACTGGTTTACCATCTCAGCAACCAGACAGAGAAGAAGAAATCAAAGGGCCACCAGCCCAAGCAGCTTTTAAAGATGGTCAGCCTACCCAAGCTGCTCTAGGCTTCGCTAAAAAGCAAGGTGTAGCGATTGAAGCGTTAGAAGTGCGCCCCACCGAAAAAGGGGATTTTGTGTTTGTGCAGAAAAGCATCCCCGGCCGGCCTGTGGCGGACATATTGACGGAACTTGTCCCCCAGTGGATTTACACTTTGGAAGGTAAGCGGTTGATGCGCTGGGGGGATGGGGATGTGAGGTTTTCCCGTCCCATTCGTTGGTTAGTGAGTTTGTTAGATGAGTCGGTGTTGCCCATTGCATTAGAGAATGGTGCAATTAAGATTCAGAGCGATCGCATCTCTCACGGTCATCGCGTTTTACATTCCGAAACTGTCACCATTCACAACGCTAGCGATTACGTTAAAACCCTGCGCTATGCTTACGTAATTGTAGACCCCCACGAACGTACAGCCTTAATTCAAGAACAAGTACAGGCGGCGGTTGAGAAACTCAACGGTAGTACAGAAATGTACCCCGATTTGTTAGCGGAAGTTACTAACCTTGTAGAGTGGCCTTCCCCAGTGGTGGGTAAATTTGAAACTGAATTTTTAGCCTTACCCACGGAAGTAATTACTACTGTGATGGTAAGTCACCAGCGTTATTTCCCGGTGTTTAAGGCTGGGAGTGCAACTACACTGCAATCATATTTTGTCACCGTTGGCAATGGCGACCCCAACAAAGCAGAGATTATCGCCGTGGGGAATGAAAGGGTAATCAGAGCCAGGTTAGCAGATGGGCAGTTTTTCTACAAATCTGACTTATCTAAGGCGTTGGAGAATTACTTACCCCAACTAGAAACTGTCACCTTCCAAGAAGATTTGGGTTCTTTGCGTGCCAAGGTAGATCGAATAGTTAAGATTGCGGGACGAATTAGCAGTCAACTGCAATTAACTACAAGTGCTTCTCAACAGACCGAAAGAGCAGCATTATTATGTAAAGCCGACCTTGTAACCCAAATGGTCTATGAATTCCCAGAGTTACAGGGGATTATGGGTCAAAAATATGCGATCGCTAGCGGGGAATCAACGGAAGTCGCGACGGCAATTTTTGAGCATTATTTACCACGAGGTGCTGATGACATCCTTCCCCAAACCTTAACAGGTCAAGTTGTCGGTTTGGCAGATAGACTCGATACCTTAGTCAGTATCTTGGAATTGGGAATGATGGGGTTGGCAGCCAAACCCACTGGTTCATCTGATCCGTTCGCCTTGCGACGTGCAGCTAACGCTGTTATTAACATCACATGGGCAGCTAATTTGCCAATAAACCTGAAAAATTTATTGGATCAAATCTCAAAAGACTTTGCGGAAAAACATTACATCAGCCAAGACCAAGCAGAGATTAACGCAGTTTTTAGAGATGACTTTTTCTTACAACGGATTCGTACCTTGTTGCAAGAGGAAAAACAAATTGATTACGACTTGGTAAACGCTGTTTTAGGCGAAAATGACCCAGAATATACAGAAAGGGCCTTAGAGGATTTATTAGATGTACGCGATCGCGCTTTATATCTGCAACAAATCCGCCGCGACGGGACACTAGATAAAATCTACGAAACCGTGAACCGTTCTACACGGCTAGCTGCTCAAGGTGATTTGGATACCAAACAGCTAGACCCCACAAGTGTAGTCAGTCCCGAACTGTTCCAAAAGTCTTCCGAATCAGCCTTTTATGAAGCCTTAGTCAAACTAGTACCGCAAACCCAAGCCGCACAACAATCACGCAACTATCAACTGTTAGTAGCAGGACTGGAAAATATCGCGCCAACGGTGGGTAATTTCTTTGATGGGGCGGATAGTGTTTTAGTGATTGATCCTGACCCAGAAATTAAGCGGAATCGGTTAAATTTGCTAGGATTATTGCGAAATCATGCCCGTGTTTTAGCTGACTTTGGGGCAATTGTAAAAAATTAG